A genomic window from Gossypium hirsutum isolate 1008001.06 chromosome D10, Gossypium_hirsutum_v2.1, whole genome shotgun sequence includes:
- the LOC107940335 gene encoding probable LRR receptor-like serine/threonine-protein kinase At3g47570, translated as MELSKKHFEACCSFFLVFFLQQVFSKTPTGLVVRGNDTDQQALLQFKAKITDDQLRVMESWNSSIHFCQWHGVTCGHKHQRVNKLRLQFLKLSGSLSPFIGNLSFLKELNLSGNSFYNQIPQEVGHLRRLEILDLTSNSISGEIPPNLSSCSKLKIVRMGSNQLTGEIPSFLGFLSNLKVLSFYNNSLRGRIPPSLGNLSSLEKLALSYNALDGIIPETLAQLTNLSSFLAAANAISGTVPVAMFNLSNIRFFDIGVNKIQGTLYTDLAITMPYVEFFSVRENKISGQIPVSITNASNLNVLQFNDNRLGGKVPSLEKLDKLSTLQLSVNRLGHGREGDLNFLCTLVNNTKLEFLYISDNNFGGVFPKCISNLSNTLIRLGIHQNKITGRIPDGIRNLINLEELFASENQLSGPIPFDIGKLQKLQNFFAHSNFLSGTIPHSIGNLTLLKKLGLDFNNLHGNIPLSLGNCQSLLGLSVSYNNLSGPIPPQLLGVSSMSIILDLSSNYLTGEIPVAVENLKNLGQLYVSQNRLSGLLPENLGSCVSLEKLFLDGNFFGGPIPSSLSSLRGLEALDVSNNNLSGEIPEFLVRFGALRYLNLSFNNFEGVIPSGGVFKNGTATFVEGNSKLCGGVPELHLLRCNSKTSSSNSLRLKVAIIVVTLGVTLVFTCLLILWFRKKKEQSTTSCVESSLLQLSYQSIVRATDGFSTQNLVGSGSFGSVYKGVLEASGAVIAVKVLNLLNRGASRSFLAECEALKNIRHRNLVKVLTAISGVNYQGNDFKALVYEFMENGSLEDWLHPLIGMNEPETARNLNFFQRVSVAIDVAHALEYLHHHCEEPIIHCDLKPSNILLDEEMVGHISDFGLAKILSTDRLNYPANKSSSLGLRGTIGYTPPEYGMGSELSIKGDVYSYGILLLEMFTGKRPTDERFKEGLSLHNFVKVAFPERVIEILDRILVQEKVKQGTLSGKFLGDDGHFQCLNSIFEIGLTCSAELPSARMHMSDVVTKLSFVRDMLRPTRLRHEVCT; from the exons ATGGAGCTATCAAAAAAGCATTTTGAAGCATGCTGCTCttttttccttgttttctttttacAGCAAGTTTTCTCAAAAACTCCAACAGGCCTTGTAGTTAGAGGAAATGACACTGATCAACAAGCATTACTCCAGTTCAAAGCCAAGATAACTGATGATCAGCTTAGGGTCATGGAGTCCTGGAATAGTTCCATTCACTTCTGTCAGTGGCATGGTGTTACATGCGGTCACAAGCATCAGAGGGTCAACAAGTTGAGACTGCAATTCCTGAAACTCTCGGGATCTCTATCACCATTCATTGGAAATTTGAGCTTCCTTAAGGAGTTGAATCTTTCGGGCAATAGCTTCTACAACCAGATTCCTCAGGAGGTTGGTCATTTAAGGAGACTGGAAATATTAGATCTGACTAGCAACTCCATAAGCGGTGAAATTCCTCCCAATTTATCTTCTTGTTCTAAGCTCAAAATAGTTCGTATGGGAAGCAACCAACTAACAGGAGAAATACCTTCTTTTCTGGGTTTCTTGTCAAACTTGAAAGTCTTGAGTTTTTACAACAACAGTTTGAGAGGGAGGATCCCACCTTCATTGGGTAATTTGTCATCCTTGGAGAAGCTTGCTTTGTCATATAATGCTTTAGATGGGATTATACCTGAAACTCTTGCACAATTAACAAATCTTTCAAGTTTTTTGGCAGCAGCAAATGCAATTTCTGGTACTGTTCCTGTTGCAATGTTCAATCTTTCCAATATTAGGTTCTTTGATATCGGTGTGAATAAGATTCAAGGTACTCTTTATACTGACTTAGCAATCACTATGCCATATGTTGAGTTCTTTTCTGTAAGGGAAAATAAAATCTCCGGACAAATCCCAGTTTCAATAACCAATGCCTCAAATCTGAATGTACTTCAATTTAATGATAATAGACTTGGTGGAAAGGTGCCCTCCCTAGAAAAGCTAGATAAACTATCTACCCTTCAACTAAGTGTAAACCGTTTGGGGCATGGGAGAGAAGGTGACTTGAACTTCCTTTGCACTTTAGTCAATAATACCAAACTAGAGTTTCTATATATTAGCGATAATAATTTTGGAGGGGTATTTCCTAAATGCATCAGCAATTTGTCTAACACCCTTATACGTTTAGGAATACACCAGAACAAAATAACAGGAAGAATTCCAGATGGGATTAGAAATCTTATCAATTTGGAGGAGCTATTTGCATCAGAAAACCAACTATCAGGTCCCATTCCTTTTGATATTGGGAAGCTTCAGAAGCTACAGAATTTTTTCGCTCATAGTAATTTTCTCTCCGGGACTATTCCCCATTCTATTGGAAAcctaacattattaaaaaaacttgGTTTAGATTTCAACAATCTTCATGGCAACATTCCTTTGAGTCTAGGCAACTGCCAAAGTTTGCTTGGCTTGAGTGTTTCTTATAATAATCTTAGTGGACCTATACCCCCTCAATTACTTGGGGTCTCATCCATGTCCATAATACTAGACTTGTCATCAAACTATTTGACTGGTGAGATTCCCGTTGCagtagaaaatttgaaaaatctaggtCAACTCTATGTTTCTCAAAATAGGTTATCTGGTTTGCTTCCAGAAAACCTTGGTAGCTGTGTAAGTCTAGAGAAACTATTTTTGGATGGAAATTTTTTTGGAGGGCCCATTCcttcttcattgagttcactgaGAGGACTTGAGGCATTAGACGTATCCAACAATAATCTTTCAGGGGAGATTCCAGAATTTCTTGTCAGATTTGGGGCTTTAAGGTATTTAAATCTCTCTTTCAATAATTTTGAAGGAGTGATACCAAGTGGAGGAGTCTTTAAGAATGGTACTGCTACATTTGTTGAGGGAAACAGTAAGCTTTGCGGAGGCGTCCCCGAGTTACACTTGTTAAGATGTAACTCGAAAACATCATCAAGCAATTCTCTTAGATTAAAAGTTGCAATTATTGTTGTGACTTTAGGAGTGACTTTGGTTTTTACTTGTCTCCTCATCTTGTGGTTTAGAAAGAAGAAAGAACAGTCAACAACTTCTTGTGTAGAAagttctcttttacaattatcaTACCAAAGCATCGTAAGGGCTACGGATGGATTCTCCACGCAGAATTTGGTTGGTTCAGGAAGCTTTGGTTCTGTATACAAAGGAGTTCTTGAAGCTAGTGGAGCAGTTATTGCAGTAAAGGTGCTTAATCTTCTGAATCGTGGAGCTTCCAGGAGTTTCCTGGCTGAATGCGAGGCCTTGAAAAACATTCGACATCGAAATCTTGTCAAGGTACTAACAGCTATTTCAGGAGTCAATTACCAAGGCAATGATTTTAAAGCCTTGGTTTATGAGTTCATGGAAAATGGAAGCTTGGAGGACTGGTTGCATCCACTTATTGGCATGAATGAACCAGAGACGGCGAGAAACCTAAACTTCTTCCAAAGAGTAAGTGTGGCCATAGATGTTGCTCATGCACTCGAATATCTGCACCATCATTGTGAAGAACCAATCATTCATTGTGACCTCAAGCCAAGCAATATTCTACTTGATGAAGAAATGGTTGGTCATATAAGTGACTTCGGCTTAGCAAAAATCCTTTCTACGGACAGACTTAACTATCCTGCCAATAAATCAAGCTCCCTTGGACTAAGAGGAACTATTGGTTATACTCCACCAG AATATGGTATGGGAAGTGAGTTGTCAATAAAAGGTGATGTGTATAGCTATGGCATCCTCTTGCTAGAGATGTTTACGGGGAAAAGGCCAACTGATGAAAGGTTCAAGGAGGGTTTAAGTCTTCACAACTTTGTTAAGGTAGCATTTCCTGAACGAGTTATTGAGATTTTAGATCGTATTCTTGTTCAAGAAAAAGTCAAGCAAGGAACTCTCAGTGGAAAATTCCTAGGAGATGACGGACATTTTCAGTGCTTGAATTCGATATTTGAAATAGGACTCACTTGCTCTGCTGAATTGCCGAGTGCGAGGATGCACATGAGTGATGTTGTTACCAAGCTTTCTTTTGTTAGAGACATGCTTCGCCCAACTCGATTGCGTCATGAAGTTTGCACATAA
- the LOC121222130 gene encoding probable LRR receptor-like serine/threonine-protein kinase At3g47570 → MNKNSLHWQLQHGWVFMLSSVCCMLTNFITIGYAAPEYGIGNELSTKGDVHNFGILLLEMFTGKRLTDEGFKEGLSLHNFAKAALPERILSDRLKVMESWNSSIHFCQWHGVTCGRKHQRVTKLELQSLKLSGSLSPHIGNMSFLRVLNLMNNSFYNQIPQSIGGLRRLETLYLTNNSISGEIPSNLSSCSKLTIVRMAGNRLTGEIPAFLGFLSNLKVLSFYNNSLIGSIPPSLGNLSSLEELALTYNALDGIIPETLGRLTNLSIFLAAANAISGTLPVAMFNLSNIRLFDIGENKIQATLYTDLAITMPYVELFSVRGNKISGQIPISITNASNLHVLQFNDNRLSGKVPSLEKLDKLSTLQLAVNRLGHGREGDLNFLCTLVNNTKLEFLYISDNNFGGAFPKCVSNFSNTLLRLGIDENKIMGRIPDGIGPIPFDIGRLQKLNKFFADINFLSGTIPHSFGNLSALTMVGLDFNNLQGNIPPSIGKCQSLLGLSVSYNNLSGPIPLQLLGVSSMSIILDLSSNYLTGELPAAVENLKNLGQLRVSQNRLSGLLSKTLGSCVSLEKLYLDGNLFEGPIPSSLSSLRGLEALDLSNNNLSGEIPEFLVRFGALRYLNLSFNNFEGVIPSGGIFKNASATFVEGNSKLCGGIPELHMLRCNLKTSSSNSLRLEVAIIVGSLGATLAFTCLLILWIGKKKEKPATTTSVENSVLQLSYQSIVRATDGFSTQNLVGSGSFGSVYKGVLQASRAVIAVKVLNLLNRGASRSFLAECEALKNIRHRNLVKVLTAISGEDYQGNDFKALVYEFMENGSLEDWLHPLIGMNEPETVRNLNFFQRVSVAMDVAHALEYLHHHCEEPIIHCDLKPSNILLDEEMVGHISDFGLAKILSTDRLNYSANKSSSLGLRGTIGYAPPEYGMGSGLSTKGDVYSYGILLLEMFTEKRPTDERFREGLSLRNFVKAALPERIVEVTDPILVEERVARGTPGVKNSINDRHLRCLNSLFEIGLTCSAESPNERIDMSDVVIKLCSIRDKFHPTRLRHEVPT, encoded by the exons AATATGGTATTGGGAATGAGTTATCAACGAAAGGTGATGTGCATAATTTTGGCATTCTTTTGCTAGAGATGTTTACAGGGAAAAGGCTGACCGATGAAGGGTTCAAAGAAGGTTTAAGTCTTCACAATTTTGCTAAGGCAGCTTTGCCCGAACGA ATTCTATCAGATCGGCTCAAGGTTATGGAGTCGTGGAATAGTTCCATTCACTTCTGTCAATGGCATGGCGTTACATGCGGTCGCAAGCATCAGAGAGTCACCAAATTGGAACTACAATCCCTCAAACTCTCGGGATCtttatcaccacacattggaAATATGAGCTTCCTTAGGGTGTTGAATCTTATGAACAACAGCTTCTATAACCAGATTCCTCAATCGATTGGTGGTTTAAGGAGACTGGAAACATTATATCTGACCAACAACTCCATAAGTGGTGAAATTCCTTCCAATTTATCTTCTTGTTCTAAGCTCACAATAGTTCGTATGGCAGGCAACCGGCTAACAGGAGAAATACCTGCTTTTTTGGGTTTCCTGTCAAACTTGAAAGTCTTGAGTTTTTACAACAACAGTTTGATAGGGAGTATCCCACCTTCATTGGGTAACTTGTCATCCTTGGAGGAACTTGCCTTGACATATAATGCATTAGATGGGATTATACCTGAAACTCTTGGACGGCTAAcaaatctttcaatttttttggcAGCAGCAAATGCAATTTCTGGTACGCTTCCTGTTGCAATGTTCAATCTTTCCAATATTAGGCTCTTTGATATTggtgagaataagattcaagcTACTCTTTATACTGACTTAGCGATCACTATGCCATATGTTGAGCTCTTTTCTGTAAGGGGAAATAAAATCTCCGGACAAATCCCGATTTCAATAACCAATGCCTCAAATCTACACGTACTTCAATTTAATGATAATAGACTTAGTGGAAAGGTGCCTTCCTTGGAGAAGTTGGATAAACTATCTACGCTTCAACTTGCCGTAAACCGTTTGGGGCATGGGAGAGAAGGTGACTTGAACTTTCTTTGCACTTTAGTCAATAATACCAAACTAGAGTTTCTATATATTAGCGACAATAATTTTGGAGGGGCATTTCCTAAATGCGTCAGCAATTTTTCCAACACCCTTTTACGTTTAGGAATAGACGAGAACAAAATAATGGGAAGAATCCCAGATGGGATTG GTCCCATACCATTTGATATTGGGAGGCTTCAAAAGCTAAACAAATTTTTCGCTGATATTAATTTTCTGTCCGGGACTATTCCCCATTCTTTTGGAAATTTATCGGCGTTAACAATGGTTGGTTTAGATTTTAACAATCTCCAGGGCAACATTCCTCCAAGTATAGGCAAATGCCAGAGTTTGCTTGGCTTGAGTGTTTCTTATAATAATCTTAGTGGACCTATACCCCTTCAATTACTTGGGGTCTCATCCATGTCCATAATACTAGACTTATCGTCAAACTATTTGACTGGTGAGCTTCCTGCTGCagtagaaaatttgaaaaatctaggtCAACTCCGTGTTTCTCAAAATAGGTTATCCGGTTTGCTTTCAAAAACCCTTGGTAGTTGTGTAAGTCTAGAGAAACTGTATTTGGATGGAAATCTTTTTGAAGGACCCATTCCTTCATCTTTGAGTTCACTGAGAGGACTTGAGGCATTAGACTTATCCAACAATAATCTTTCAGGTGAGATTCCAGAATTTCTTGTCAGATTTGGGGCTTTAAGGTACTTAAATCTCTCTTTCAATAATTTTGAAGGAGTGATACCAAGTGGAGGAATCTTTAAGAATGCCAGTGCAACATTTGTTGAGGGAAACAGTAAGCTCTGTGGAGGCATCCCCGAATTACACATGTTAAGATGTAACTTGAAAACATCATCAAGCAATTCTCTTAGATTAGAAGTTGCAATTATTGTTGGGTCTTTAGGAGCGACTCTGGCTTTTACTTGTCTCCTCATCTTGTGGATtggaaagaagaaagagaaacCGGCAACAACAACTAGCGTAGAAAATTCAGTTTTACAACTATCATACCAAAGCATCGTAAGGGCTACGGACGGATTCTCCACGCAAAATTTGGTTGGTTCAGGAAGCTTTGGTTCTGTATACAAAGGAGTTCTTCAAGCTAGTAGAGCAGTTATTGCAGTAAAGGTGCTTAATCTTCTGAATCGTGGAGCTTCTAGGAGTTTCCTGGCTGAATGCGAGGCCTTGAAGAACATTCGACATCGAAATCTTGTCAAGGTACTAACAGCTATTTCAGGAGAAGATTACCAAGGCAATGATTTTAAAGCCTTGGTTTATGAGTTCATGGAAAATGGAAGCTTGGAAGACTGGTTGCATCCACTTATTGGCATGAATGAACCAGAGACGGTGAGAAACCTAAACTTCTTCCAAAGAGTAAGTGTTGCCATGGATGTTGCTCATGCACTCGAATATCTGCACCATCATTGTGAAGAACCAATCATTCATTGTGACCTCAAGCCAAGCAATATTCTACTTGATGAGGAAATGGTTGGTCATATAAGTGACTTCGGCTTAGCAAAAATCCTTTCTACGGACAGACTGAACTATTCTGCTAATAAATCAAGCTCCCTTGGATTAAGAGGAACTATTGGTTATGCTCCTCCAG AATATGGCATGGGAAGCGGGTTGTCAACAAAAGGTGATGTGTATAGCTATGGCATCCTACTGCTTGAGATGTTTACAGAAAAAAGGCCGACCGATGAAAGGTTTAGAGAAGGTTTAAGTCTTCGCAACTTTGTTAAGGCAGCACTGCCAGAACGAATAGTCGAGGTTACAGATCCTATTCTTGTTGAAGAAAGAGTCGCACGAGGAACTCCCGGTGTAAAAAACTCAATAAATGATAGACATCTTCGGTGCTTGAATTCACTATTCGAAATAGGACTCACTTGTTCTGCTGAATCACCCAATGAGCGGATTGACATGAGTGATGTTGTTATCAAACTTTGTTCCATTAGAGACAAGTTTCATCCAACTCGATTACGTCATGAGGTTCCAACTTAA
- the LOC107940344 gene encoding heparanase-like protein 2: protein MMNFKSITFFVVFLSCLLVSKAEKVEVVVEGATSIAQTDEDFICVTLDWWPTNKCDYDQCPWGQAGLFNLDLKNKILEKAVKAFHPLRIRVGGSLQDQVVYNVRNNIENCQPFQKQDKGFLFGFSIGCLDMKRWDELNEFFNQTRAKVTFGLNALIGRKESKTEKTLWVGDWYSHNARDLMSYTISKGYTIDSYELGNELCGVGVSARIEAKQYAKDMATLKNLVKEMYPNPKTQPKILGPGGFYDKKWFDTFLDASGHDVIDGVTHHIYNLGPGNNPDVVRRVQDPFFLTQIAQTFKDVSNAIVKFAPWSGAWVSESGGAYNSGGQLVSYTFAFGFWYLDQLGMTSVYNHKVYCRQALTGGNYALLNTTTFVPNPDYYGALLWHRVMGSKVLSVTHKGSPYLRVYSHCAKKEPGVSFVFINLSKNTSFEIDLFHDLNLNGGSPNFEFKGHKKREEYHLTPKDGNILSSIVLLNGTPLELSDSLEIPELKPKLVDGLKPISISAHSIAFVIIRDFNAPACS from the exons aTGATGAATTTCAAAAGTATTACGTTTTTTGTTGTGTTTTTGTCCTGTCTTTTGGTCTCAAAGGCAGAAAAGGTTGAAGTTGTGGTTGAAGGAGCAACTTCCATAGCTCAAACCGATGAAGATTTTATTTGTGTTACCCTTGATTGGTGGCCTACAAACAAGTGTGATTATGATCAATGTCCGTGGGGTCAAGCTGGACtttttaatttg GATTTGAAGAACAAGATTCTTGAAAAGGCTGTAAAAG CATTTCATCCTTTGAGAATTAGAGTTGGAGGTTCGTTACAAGATCAAGTGGTGTACAACGTTCGAAATAATATTGAGAATTGCCAACCATTCCAAAAACAAGACAAGGGCTTCTTATTCGGTTTCTCCATTGGATGTCTTGACATGAAGAGATGGGATGAACTCAATGAGTTTTTCAATCAAACTCG AGCTAAAGTTACATTTGGTTTAAATGCTCTTATCGGAAGAAAAGAGTCCAAAACTGAAAAGACTCTTTGGGTTGGTGATTGGTATTCACATAATGCTCGGGATCTCATGAGTTATACAATTTCCAAAGGATATACAATTGACTCTTATGAATTAG gaaATGAATTGTGTGGAGTAGGAGTTAGTGCTAGGATTGAAGCTAAACAATATGCAAAAGATATGGCAACACTTAAAAATCTTGTAAAAGAGATGTATCCAAATCCAAAAACACAACCTAAGATTTTAGGCCCGGGAGGTTTCTATGACAAGAAATGGTTCGATACTTTTTTGGATGCTTCAGGACATGACGTTATTGATGGAGTTACACATCATATTTATAATCTCGGACCCG GTAATAACCCAGATGTGGTTCGTCGTGTCCAAGATCCATTTTTCTTGACCCAAATTGCTCAGACATTTAAAGATGTTTCAAATGCTATTGTCAAATTTGCACCATGGTCTGGTGCATGGGTTAGTGAATCGGGTGGAGCTTATAACAGTGGTGGCCAATTAGTGTCGTATACATTTGCATTTGGCTTTTG GTACTTGGACCAATTGGGAATGACATCAGTTTATAACCACAAAGTTTATTGCAGACAAGCTTTGACCGGGGGCAATTATGCTCTTCTTAACACTACCACATTTGTTCCCAATCCAGATTATTATGg TGCACTTTTGTGGCATAGAGTTATGGGGAGTAAAGTTCTTTCCGTCACGCATAAGGGTTCTCCATATTTACGTGTATACTCTCATTGTGCCAAAAAGGag CCCGgggtttcttttgttttcatcaaCTTATCGAAGAATACCTCATTTGAAATTGATCTTTTCCATGATCTAAATTTAAATGGTGGGAgtccaaattttgaatttaaaggaCATAAAAAGCGAGAAGAGTATCATTTGACTCCAAAAGATGGGAACATCTTAAGCAGTATTGTATTGCTAAACGGAACACCATTGGAACTTTCAGACTCGTTGGAGATACCAGAGTTGAAGCCGAAGCTTGTGGATGGTTTGAAACCCATTAGCATCTCTGCTCATTCAATCGCATTTGTAATCATAAGAGATTTTAATGCACCTGCATGTtcataa
- the LOC107935360 gene encoding probable LRR receptor-like serine/threonine-protein kinase At3g47570 → MEVASSFFIVCFQVIILSLFSLAYTAPISGGNDTDLQALLRFKANIIGDQLGVMDSWNSSVHFCQWHGVTCSRKRRRVTKLELQLLKLSGSLSPYIGNLSFLKELNLEGNIFYNQIPQKICRLRRLETLELSNNSITGEIPSNLSACYKLTLVGMRGNQLTGEIPASLGLLSNLKVLNFAINRLRGSIPPSLGNLSCLEKLSLRTNSLSGVIPEGIGQLTNLSVFSVEENAISGTIPFTMFNLSNMRSFDIGGNNIQGTLPSDLAITMPYIEFFSAWENQISRKILISISNASNLNILQLNENRLIGNVPSLEKLDKLANLLLGTNHLGNGREGDLNFLCSLVNNTKIETIDIQTNNFGGELPECISNFSSTLLFLVIENNKILGKIPDGIGNLINLQVLRVSQNQLSSPIPPNIGRIQKLKRFDARYNFLTGTIPHSIRNLTGLTFLALGVNNFQGNIPSSLGHCQNLLTLGLSYNNLSGSIPPQVLALSSLSILLNLSSNYLTGELPVEVEKLKNLGDLDVSKNKLSGLLPNSLGSCVRLEKLFLGGNLFEGPILSSMSSLRGLAALDVSDNNLSGEIPEFLASFGALKYLNLSFNDFGGIIPSGGVFKNSSATFVEGNDKLCGGITELHLSRCNSEKSSNTSLRLKLVIVSVILGVTLIFLFLLIMLFRKKKEHQPTTTCAENSLLRLSYQSILRATNGFSTQNLVGLGSFGSVYRGILEETGEVIAVKVLNLLNHGASRSFLAECEVLKNIRHRNLVKVLTAILGADYQGNDFKALVYEFMVNGSLEDWLHPPAGTNEPETIRNLNLFHRLNVAIYVAHALEYLHHRSQILIIHCDLKPSNILLDAKMVAYISVLEPTHYRLNYSASQSSSLGLRGTIGYAPPEYGMGSELSTKGDVYSYGILLLEMFTGKRPMDEKFKEGLSLHNFVKSALPDRVIEILDPILFEERVQQETLKGKCLRNEIHLQCLNLIYEIGLICSAESPSARMDMSDVVTKLCSIRDKLYPT, encoded by the exons ATGGAAGTGGCCAGCTCTTTTTTCATTGTTTGCTTTCAAGTTATAATTCTTAGCTTGTTCAGTTTAGCATATACAGCGCCTATATCCGGAGGAAATGACACTGATCTACAAGCTTTACTACGGTTCAAAGCCAATATAATTGGTGATCAGCTCGGAGTTATGGACTCTTGGAATAGTTCCGTTCACTTCTGTCAATGGCATGGTGTTACATGCAGTCGCAAGCGTCGGAGAGTTACCAAGTTGGAACTGCAGCTCCTAAAACTCTCCGGATCTTTATCACCATACATTGGAAATTTAAGCTTTCTCAAGGAGTTGAATCTTGAGGGTAACATCTTCTACAATCAGATTCCTCAAAAAATTTGTCGCTTAAGAAGATTGGAAACTTTAGAACTGTCCAATAATTCCATCACTGGTGAAATTCCTTCCAATTTATCTGCTTGTTATAAGCTCACATTGGTCGGTATGAGGGGCAACCAGCTAACAGGAGAAATACCTGCTTCGCTGGGTCTCTTATCAAACTTGAAAGTCTTGAATTTTGCCATCAACAGATTGAGAGGAAGTATACCACCTTCGTTGGGGAATTTGTCATGCTTAGAGAAACTTTCTTTGAGGACTAATTCATTAAGTGGGGTTATACCTGAAGGTATTGGACAATTGACAAATCTTTCAGTTTTCTCGGTAGAAGAAAATGCAATTTCAGGTACTATTCCCTTCACAATGTTCAATCTCTCCAATATGAGAAGTTTTGATATTGGTGGAAACAATATTCAAGGTACTCTTCCTTCTGATTTAGCAATCACTATGCCATATATTGAGTTCTTTTCTGCATGGGAAAACCAAATCTCAAGAAAAATCCTGATTTCTATATCGAATGCCTCGAATCTGAATATACTTCAGCTTAATGAGAATAGACTTATTGGAAACGTCCCTTCCTTAGAGAAGTTAGATAAACTAGCTAATCTTCTTCTAGGCACAAACCATTTGGGAAATGGAAGAGAAGGTGATTTGAACTTTCTCTGCAGTTTAGTTAATAATACCAAAATAGAAACAATAGATATACAAACAAATAATTTTGGAGGGGAACTTCCCGAATGCATTAGCAATTTTTCTAGCAcacttttatttttagtaatagaaaataacaaaatattggGAAAAATTCCCGATGGGATTGGAAATCTCATCAATTTACAGGTGCTACGGGTATCACAAAATCAACTATCAAGTCCCATTCCTCCCAATATCGGGAGGATTCAGAAGCTAAAGAGATTTGACGCTCGTTATAATTTTCTCACTGGGACTATTCCCCATTCTATTAGAAATTTAACAGGGTTAACATTTCTAGCTTTAGGAGTTAACAATTTTCAGGGCAATATTCCTTCAAGTCTTGGACACTGCCAAAATTTGCTTACATTGGGTCTTTCTTACAACAATCTTAGTGGATCAATACCCCCTCAAGTACTTGCACTTTCATCCTTGTCCATTTTACTAAACTTATCATCAAACTATTTGACTGGTGAACTTCCCGTTGAAGTAgagaaattgaaaaatctagGTGATTTGGATGTTTCAAAAAATAAGTTATCTGGTTTGCTTCCAAACAGCCTTGGTAGCTGTGTGAGATTAGAAAAGTTGTTTCTTGGTGGTAATTTGTTCGAAGGGCCCATTCTTTCATCCATGAGTTCATTGAGAGGTCTTGCGGCACTGGATGTATCCGATAATAATCTTTCAGGTGAGATTCCTGAATTTCTTGCAAGCTTTGGGGCACTAAAGTATTTAAATCTCTCATTTAATGATTTTGGGGGAATAATACCAAGTGGGGGAGTCTTTAAGAATTCTAGTGCTACATTTGTTGAAGGGAACGATAAGCTTTGTGGAGGCATCACTGAGTTACACTTGTCAAGATGTAACTCGGAAAAATCATCAAACACTTCTCTTCGTTTAAAACTTGTTATTGTTTCTGTAATTTTAGGAGTGACTTTGATATTCCTTTTTCTTCTTATCATGTTGTTTCGAAAGAAGAAAGAGCATCAGCCAACAACAACTTGTGCAGAAAATTCACTTTTACGGTTATCATACCAAAGCATCCTAAGGGCTACTAACGGATTCTCTACGCAGAATTTGGTTGGTTTGGGAAGTTTTGGTTCCGTGTACAGAGGAATTCTTGAAGAGACTGGAGAAGTTATTGCAGTAAAGGTGCTTAATCTTCTAAATCATGGAGCTTCGAGGAGTTTCTTAGCTGAATGTGAGGTCTTGAAGAACATTCGACATCGAAATCTTGTCAAGGTTTTAACAGCCATTTTAGGTGCCGATTATCAAGGCAATGATTTTAAAGCCTTGGTTTATGAGTTCATGGTAAATGGAAGTTTGGAGGACTGGCTACATCCACCTGCTGGAACCAATGAACCAGAGACAATAAGAAACCTGAACCTCTTCCATAGACTTAATGTGGCCATATATGTTGCTCATGCACTAGAGTATCTGCACCATCGTTCCCAAATATTGATCATTCATTGTGACCTCAAGCCAAGCAATATTCTACTTGATGCGAAAATGGTTGCCTATATAAGtgtattggaacccacccatt ACAGGCTTAACTATTCTGCTAGCCAATCAAGCTCCCTTGGGTTAAGAGGAACTATTGGTTATGCTCCACCTG AATATGGCATGGGAAGTGAGTTGTCAACAAAAGGGGATGTGTATAGCTATGGCATCCTCTTGCTAGAGATGTTTACAGGGAAGAGGCCGATGGATGAAAAGTTCAAAGAAGGTTTAAGTCTTCACAACTTTGTTAAGTCAGCTTTACCGGATCGAGTGATTGAGATTTTAGATCCCATTCTTTTTGAAGAAAGAGTCCAACAAGAAACCCTCAAGGGAAAATGTCTGAGAAATGAAATACATCTTCAGTGCTtgaatttaatatatgaaataggACTCATTTGTTCTGCTGAATCACCAAGTGCACGTATGGACATGAGTGATGTTGTTACCAAGCTTTGTTCCATTAGAGACAAGCTTTATCCTACTTGA